In Helianthus annuus cultivar XRQ/B chromosome 8, HanXRQr2.0-SUNRISE, whole genome shotgun sequence, a single genomic region encodes these proteins:
- the LOC110872806 gene encoding polyadenylate-binding protein 2, with amino-acid sequence MDQTAEQDQEHEVYGGDIPEDGEMDADMETPMNETEHDENTNSKELEDMKKRLKEIEEEAGALREMQAKVEKEMGSAQDDPAGASATLAEKEEADARSIYVGNVDYACTPEEVQQHFQSCGTVNRVTILTDKFGQPKGFAYVEFVELEAVQNAVLLNESELHGRQLKVAAKRTNVPGMKQFRGRRANPYLGFNPRRPYIAGPPMYSPYGYGRIPRGRRPMRYRPY; translated from the exons ATGGATCAGACGGCGGAGCAAGATCAAGAGCACGAAGTCTACGGCGGAGACATACCAGAAGACGGAGAAATGGACGCTGATATGGAAACACCAATGAACGAAACAGAACACGATGAAAACACTAACAGCAAG GAGTTAGAGGATATGAAGAAGAGACTGAAGGAGATTGAAGAAGAAGCAGGCGCGCTTCGAGAAATGCAGGCGAAAGTCGAGAAGGAGATGGGCTCGGCTCAAG ACGATCCTGCTGGTGCTTCTGCAACTCTGGCTGAAAAAGAGGAGGCGGATGCCCGTTCAATATATGTTGGTAAT GTAGACTATGCATGTACGCCTGAGGAGGTTCAGCAGCATTTTCAATCATGTGGAACTGTAAACAGGGTGACAATATTAACCGACAAATTTGGTCAACCGAAAGGTTTTGCTTATGTGGAATTTGTGGAACTTGAAGCTGTTCAAAATGCAGTACTTTTGAATGAATCAGAGTTACATGGTCGTCAACTCAAG GTTGCTGCCAAACGAACCAATGTTCCTGGGATGAAACAATTTAGAGGGAGGCGGGCGAACCCGTATCTTGGATTCAATCCACGAAGGCCTTACATAGCTGGCCCACCAATGTACTCTCCATACGGCTACGG GAGGATTCCAAGAGGTAGGAGGCCAATGCGGTATCGGCCATATTAA
- the LOC110872807 gene encoding mediator of RNA polymerase II transcription subunit 31 isoform X1, translating into MASGQEIDDSSNNNSSPKKVYKDPDDGRQRFLLELEFVQCLANPTYIHYLAQNRYFEDEAFIGYLKYLQYWQRPEYIKYIMYPHCLYFLELLQNASFRNAMAHPANKELTHRQQFYFWKNYRNNRLKHILPRPLPEPTVAPPSNALPPLLPPTATTMAASSAPVSAPPVPSPMQYGVPSGPPLAKNDPRNAIDRRKRKKDG; encoded by the exons ATGGCTTCGGGTCAAGAAATTGATGATTCTTCAAATAATAACAGCTC GCCCAAAAAAGTATACAAGGATCCAGACGATGGGCGTCAAAGATTTTTGCTTGAACTTGAATTTGTTCAGTGCCTTGCTAATCCAACTTATATTCACT ATCTAGCTCAGAACCGTTATTTTGAAGATGAAGCTTTCATTGGCTACTTGAAGTACCTTCAGTACTGGCAACGACCAGAGTACATAAAATATATTAT GTATCCGCATTGTCTCTACTTTCTGGAACTtcttcaaaatgcaagtttccgcaATGCTATGGCACATCCGGCTAATAAG GAGTTGACACACAGGCAACAGTTTTATTTCTGGAAGAACTACAGGAATAATCGGCTGAAGCATATATTGCCTAGACCTCTTCCCGAGCCTACAGTGGCACCACCATCTAATGCTCTTCCACCACTGCTACCACCTACTGCTACCACCATGGCTGCTTCATCTGCTCCTGTGTCTGCACCGCCAGTACCCTCCCCCATGCAGTATGGTGTACCTTCCGGGCCTCCTCTAGCAAAAAATGACCCAAGAAATGCAATTGACAGAAGAAAGAGAAA GAAAGACGGATAA
- the LOC110872807 gene encoding mediator of RNA polymerase II transcription subunit 31 isoform X2: MASGQEIDDSSNNNSSPKKVYKDPDDGRQRFLLELEFVQCLANPTYIHYLAQNRYFEDEAFIGYLKYLQYWQRPEYIKYIMYPHCLYFLELLQNASFRNAMAHPANKELTHRQQFYFWKNYRNNRLKHILPRPLPEPTVAPPSNALPPLLPPTATTMAASSAPVSAPPVPSPMQYGVPSGPPLAKNDPRNAIDRRKRK, encoded by the exons ATGGCTTCGGGTCAAGAAATTGATGATTCTTCAAATAATAACAGCTC GCCCAAAAAAGTATACAAGGATCCAGACGATGGGCGTCAAAGATTTTTGCTTGAACTTGAATTTGTTCAGTGCCTTGCTAATCCAACTTATATTCACT ATCTAGCTCAGAACCGTTATTTTGAAGATGAAGCTTTCATTGGCTACTTGAAGTACCTTCAGTACTGGCAACGACCAGAGTACATAAAATATATTAT GTATCCGCATTGTCTCTACTTTCTGGAACTtcttcaaaatgcaagtttccgcaATGCTATGGCACATCCGGCTAATAAG GAGTTGACACACAGGCAACAGTTTTATTTCTGGAAGAACTACAGGAATAATCGGCTGAAGCATATATTGCCTAGACCTCTTCCCGAGCCTACAGTGGCACCACCATCTAATGCTCTTCCACCACTGCTACCACCTACTGCTACCACCATGGCTGCTTCATCTGCTCCTGTGTCTGCACCGCCAGTACCCTCCCCCATGCAGTATGGTGTACCTTCCGGGCCTCCTCTAGCAAAAAATGACCCAAGAAATGCAATTGACAGAAGAAAGAGAAAGTAA